One Glycine soja cultivar W05 chromosome 7, ASM419377v2, whole genome shotgun sequence genomic window, gcttcaacTCCTGCAGGGTTAGGATTAGCATTGACAGGCAGTTCTTGTTCTTCAACAATTCTGTCGCCTGCTTGATCTGGAATCTCCGCTCCCACGGGTAAAGCCTCGGGATTTTCCAAATTAACCTGGGCCTTGGCCTCCTCAGTTTTGGATTGTTCTTCAGAAGCTTGTGAGGGGGCAAGTTGTGGAAGAGGGGATGACTTGCTTAGCATATACTCGTGTATCTGGGATAAAACGGTTCAAGTACAACAGAGAAATTACGCATCCAGGAAAAAACAATAAGCAACATTTTACCTAAAGCAATCAGAATAAGGTATTACTGAAAAACATGCACTGGACAAAAAACAATGAGCAACAATGTACCTCATCAATCAGTCTTTGACGTTCAGGAGTTCCAAATTTTGGAGGTGCTTCCCGGGATTTAGTGGCCAAGGCACACCTGTCTTCTTTCTTGTAGTTTAATGAGCCCAACGCGCCATTTGGGTTGGTGGGCATGAATGCAATCAATGCAACTAAAGCAGTCCTTACtgtcaaaataaatttacatcaGCTAAGTGAGAAGCTTCTTCTATCAAATGTAAAGAATGCAGCTTCAATGTTTATAATTAATGGTTTTAACTTTTATCAACTATCACAAGACATATATACAGCTTGGAATAAGATCTGTTGCAAATGATGGGAGAAGGGAAGCAAAAAAATTTCCTCACCCTCAATTTTCGTTTCTGTTGGACAAACTTTAAAACAAACTCTAACATATGCAGCGAGTAAAGAGTGGAAAGGGATATTACTTACCGCTCCATGATGGTTGCCAATGCTCAGGGTGATGATTTGATATGCTCAAGCAAATCTTGGTTTGGGTCTCAAAACGGCCACTAGGCTGACATCACAACAGTGAATTTAGCTTTCAAGTTCCAATAACTTAAACATAAAATCATTATAAGAAACAGAAACACCCAAAACAAATTCaggtaaatattttaaaatagtttaattactcatttgattCCTATACTTGTATTATGTGCACTTCTAATTCTGTTTTAGTCCCTTCAGTTAAGTGAGCTTAACTCTTAACTCTGATAGTTAGCTAAAACCACCACAAAACAAATTTGGAACTATAGTGACAATTTTGGGCAGATTTTACATCACCAATTTCTAGGTGTTAGTTAACGGCAAGGACTAAAACAGAATTGAAAGTGCATgtgtaaggactaaaaatgtCTAGATTCTAGGTATAGGAAACAAAACATAGAAATGGTGTAAGAACAAATgattaaataaactttttaaaataagaatctGCTCGGTCTAAAGGGGAACATATCTTACTGTGAGCAACATAAACGAAGGAGGTTTGAAGGGATATTCTGAAGGCAGCTGAATCCGTCCGTGATAAATACCACCTTCAAATTCAGTATCACGAGGCCCCCTGATCGCAAATTgccattcaaatatattttcctgaaaTAAAACACCGTATTGAAGTTGCTCAGAAAACACTTGAATGCATTATATCATAATGACCACCGTAAGCGTAGCTCCaaccaatgtttttttttgttctgtttCAAAAATAGCCCCTTctgtttctttatttatttttatcttcaaagAAACACAATTAGCCAGAATCCAAGACCACAGGCTTAATTGCTAACAGTTAAAGAACCAAATTTTgtggaaaacaattttttaattgcaaCAGAAAGCAAAATGAGCAGGTCCCCGTGGCTAAACAATTAGTGAAATTGAAGAATGAATAATAGTAGAGAAAGCGAAACCAAAGAAAAGAACCTCAAGAGGGAGGCTCATGTAGTCATCGGAAGGGTTTGATTGCATCTCCTTGACCTCCTGGAGAATCCGCTTCACGGCTGGGTTCTTGATGTTGTGTTTCTCCGCCATAGTTGATAAGATCACGTTCTGTGAAACCACAATTGCTCACAGCTAGCTATGCCTATAGGGAAGAGAAAATATCAGAGTGGGAATAATAATGTAATGGAAATTGCAGGGGAGACGTTAGGTATGGCTCAAGGGGGACACGTCATGATACCAGCGGTTTTCTGATATGCCTCTCTTCCATTGGACATATGAAGCTGACGTGTTTATTCTCTCCGCTTCGATCAGGTAAAcccaaaaatcaatcaaaattaattaaattcatttcctTTAATTTGTATTTGGACACTCATCTTCTATTTCATAAAACCCGATTGGCATGGATTTTGGTAATCTTTCGGTTCGGTTTAAAGTGGTATTTAAgcaagaaaatgttttttttacactaatgaatgtatttttaattaaagtaaaatattattgtGTCATTTTCTTCGGTTTTGAGAAGTATTTTTATCTATGggttatatatgaaaaataaaaatgaaataattatatatggcaacaattatttaatatttaaatattaaatttaaattattttaagtaaaaagtcACCTTTTTTAGTATACATAAATAaactttactttaatttaaatattaagtctaattaaaaaaatttcttcaaattttttttattttttataaacataCTTTAAATCACATGTATTTTTCTAAAGTAATAACACTTGAGACcaacataaatataatatatgggTAGTTTGTatattctttccttttctttaattatcttaaaaaaacttaaaagtattttatgtatttttactaATAATAAGTTGTTAGTTCCGAGTCGAATTAGaattgattcattgattctcctaaataagatattaatttcatggatgaaaaaaatagttgagagaagagattttatatttaagctaatttataaaatttctctcatttaattttttcaaaaattaattttataaaacaaaattattttattttatttttttataaaaatacttaatatttaTGAAGAAGTTTACTTTTATCCAAGCAGTTTGATCTAAttcaaccaaaattaaaaaagtttgatTTGCAACACCGAATTGGCCTAATTAACACCTCTAGACTCTAGCTGAATTCCTTTGGAAAATACTAGTAGTACTGGAAAGCGTGGGACACTTGTAACTTGTAAGGGTTTTAAGCTCATGAAAGCCCACCAAGATTGCCAAACGTACTTGTGCATGGGCTTTTATGTTGCTTCAAAGCCATGTGTAGTCCACCAAAGCAGGTAGCAGAGTTGAACCCGCAATTAGTGACTGGTGAGTATTCATAAATCTAATTTttcagaataaataaataaattcttacattataaaattaattaattcaaaatgacaagtgcttattttttcaaaatagttttctatattataaatttataatttcaatataaacattacatttttaatctttgtggatgtttttttaaaaggaatttGTCGATGTATTTTTAAGAatgattttacttttaattaattaacattaaaaatattttttttttattttaaattgttcaCAGCTTACAAAACTATAAAAGCGAGTTGCTAGTCAAACTAAGAAAGAAGAGTAGCGACAATTAACAAACGAAGTGGTGAGAAGAAGGGAGAGAATGGAGGAAAAGGCAAAAGCTGAGGATAAGATAGGTATGAGCGAGACTTGGTTGAGGAAGCACCGTCTTATCTACGACGGAGCCACTAGACACCCTCTTATTATTAGCATTTGCGATGGCACCATCAATATTGCTTCCTTTAAAACATGGCTCGTTAGTAAATTTAACTTCCTTTACATATTTAGTACAATTTTGGGTAGCCATGTCAAGATGTAACAAAATGTTTGCAATCAGACTTGTTATGCAGGCCCAGGATTACTTGTTCGTTCGGGCGTTTGTCCCATTTGCGGCTAGTGTGCTGATAAAAGCTTGGAAGGAATCAGATTGCCGTGGTGACATGGAAGTCATATTGGGGGGCGTGGCTTCTCTGGAGGATGAGATTTCATGGTTCAAGGCAGAAGCCAACAAGTGGGGTATTTCACTTTCTGACGTTGTTCCTCAGCCGCCAAACAAAAActattaatcatatttaactCATATGTTTTTATATCTACCACTGTCTTTAAAGTCTAGTTTTGATGGTGTAAATAGAATTGATGGACAAAACTTGCGTCAATTTGGGTGGCCGGGGAAGTCTATAGTTGTCTACCAAATATTTGCCATTATGAAGGAGGGGGTTTTAATCTGGGACTACTGGCCAAAGATACATAGGATTAAGTTGCTAcaaatcttacttttttttataagattaaagTTAGTACAAgctttactttttttaaggaattaatcatctcttttaaaaaagagaaaaaaattattaaagaattaatttgttgaaaaattacCAACAAATTGTTATGTTCATTGTTCTGAGTTGATTCTAGTAATATAGAATTCGGTTCATTTaagcaaagttttgaatttaagttttgtaaatgaaaaaaaaaaataacattaagttGCTATGAGACTTacctttttttataagattaagtTAGTACAAGATTTACTTTTTTAGGAATTAATCATctcttaaaaaaagagaaaaatattaaaaaatttaattgttcaaaAATTACCAACAAGATGTTAGTCAAAGTTTCAGATTCAAAGATTCAAGTtttatggatgaaaaaaaaaatataaaattaaattgttacGAGACTTACCTTTTTTTATAGGATTAAGTTAATACAAGATttacttttttagaaattaatcatctcttaaaaaaagagaaaaaaatattaaagaattaaattgttCATAAATTACCAACAAATTGTTAGTCCGTTGATCCAAGTGGTATTAGACTCGATCCAATTAAACAAAATCGGAATTCAAgttttatgaatgaaaaaaaaaaacgtaattAGAAAAAAGAATCTCATGACCAACCAACTAGAGTTAGTTCTGTAAGGAAGATTAGTCATAATTATTtggattttgattattttttggaGATTAGTCATCagttgatttaattatttttatcccaTTAAAGTTTTTGAGTAATTTGTTTGGGTAACCGAATCAGACATTTGCTCATTGATTTAATAAATAGCAAAATATAGATTTTAAAAGAGCCAATTATGCAAAGTTTAATTAACTACAGACCATTTTCCCCGGTTAAGTTTTTCGGGTTAGATCCTTTCTTAGGTCCTCTAATTTAATGGGAGAAAAAAACCTCGAATTCTTACTCCTCAAACAGGACATAGCAGCTATGCACTATGCAGTCATGATACCATTCACTGAGAAGCCAGGGGAAGAAAACACATTATGCACATGGATATTTGGAATTTTAGACAAATCAAATGCTACTTTTGTTTGTATTGTAAGTTGTGACATGTTTATAGTTTCATAACAGGTTGCTGGAAAGTTTAATGAGTCCAGAAGTGGAATATACTGTGGCTATTAAGCATTTTGGGCTATTGAAGCAGTGTATCAAGAGAGCTTTGCCCACTGCATTGAAGAAGGCTCCAAAATCCCACCAGAACTGAAGGAGACTTGTGCAAGATGGGGCAATGAGGCCTTTGGTAAGTACTGCCAATCTCTGCTGAACATTGCGAATAGACGCTTGCAAAAGGCATCTGATGAAGAACTCAAAAAGGCAGAATTTATGTTGCTAAGTGTTCTTGAGCACGAAGTTGAGTTCTGGAACATGAGCTGTGGAAATGTCTGATGTGGTTCAAGAAGCCTTCAAAGTAtgtatataataaaatcatcGAAGCCTAGGAAAATACTGCATATGTTGTTCGGTTGGACGCGTAATGTACTGCATGAATTGTTTACTTCctagaaaaatagagtaaatcaGAACTTGGGAAATAGGAGAAATAATGAAGGAATTCTACTACTGTGCAAAATCTCAAACATGAGTTTGAAGCTTGTATTTTTGTTCAAGTCTACGTTCCATTTACCTTTCAGTGAGAAGTAAAGAAACTTATTTTCTGAATTCTGAAGTTGGAAAACTTAATAAATAGAACTACAAGGTAATTTTAAAGATTGGAGGTTTGTATGTTTTTTACTACTTGATTTCATTAGTTTGTATTAGGAGATTTTTCTATCAATTTAAAAGTGAAATAACAGGTTGACAGCATGAACATAGCCTCTCCTTTAAGTTGTGTTATCAGACATGCTACCTCTCAAATAACTTTTCCAACATGATGCCGAGGGAATGGGTGATTTAACGCATTTCTAACGAGCATTACGAACTAGATCAACTAGAAACTGTTACAACAATGATTAGAAtcagaatttaaattaatggtGGCCACTTAAGTTGAAGCAACTACTGTTTTAGCAGAAAGAAATATTTGAACTGTAATAATGAACATGCGGGGTGCTATTTTTATCGGTATGGAATGGTGCAAACAGAAGtaagctgtttttttttttttctaaattgaacTAGTAAGGTACCGTGTAAAAGGTGAACGGATTTGTGGTACAAAGAATAGAGATTGCCAAGAGAGTTAAGCTTAATCTGTTCGTCGGTCTTCTATCTTCATTCTTCAAGCATGAGCGCAAGCTCCTCTCTATCATGCCTAAACATGCAAGGAGATTGTAGAGCTTTAAGTATATTAAATTACTAATTAGCTTACTCTTGCATTGACCCCGTAAATTTAACGGGTGAGATTGGGGTGTCTTGGGATGAAAAATAGACTGACTGACCCGTGGAGTAAGGATAGACCAAAAATAAACatctaaaagaaattaaattttaaaaagataattaaagaaattgaataattgtgatttttttaataaaatttactgCATATTAATGGAGATTCACTAGAAAATGAATACGTGATAGAatctgtaaaatatttatttaataaacattCAATTGTATTAGTGGGTTATACTATATTTacttataaatttcaattatttagtaacatatataatttgtagAAAACTGTTACTATCAAAGTGGCTGTAGTTTAGTGGTAAGAATTCCACGTTGTGGCCGTGGAGACCTGGGCTCGAATCCCAGCAGCCACACTCTTCTTTTCCACCTAAGGATTTTTTAGGTTTCTATACACCAAGGATGAGGACAGCTTCATCAGCCATTTACCTTCTTTTGTTCGTCCAAAATGATATTCACCTCATTATTGACACTGACAAATGTTCGTGaggttaatttttcaaattaatctgtGCTTTACCAGTTACAAGTTGTTCATAAATCATAATCACAAGAGTCCCCAATGAATTTGGTACGGTGCAGCATCATTTGTAAATATATGCTTCCAATCTATAAGCTATCCGAATAAATAAGAAAggcaaaataatttaaaccgCATCTGTTATATCAAGATGAAGATGCTGTCGTGCGTgttgcatttttgttttttggttaaAACAATATTCCATCAAATGGAACTTTATACTCCACCAACAATAAC contains:
- the LOC114419973 gene encoding ubiquitin-conjugating enzyme E2 32-like — its product is MAEKHNIKNPAVKRILQEVKEMQSNPSDDYMSLPLEENIFEWQFAIRGPRDTEFEGGIYHGRIQLPSEYPFKPPSFMLLTPSGRFETQTKICLSISNHHPEHWQPSWSVRTALVALIAFMPTNPNGALGSLNYKKEDRCALATKSREAPPKFGTPERQRLIDEIHEYMLSKSSPLPQLAPSQASEEQSKTEEAKAQVNLENPEALPVGAEIPDQAGDRIVEEQELPVNANPNPAGVEASMESSSSVSSNQLLQKSDARVQNLKPDTRVQKPDDRLFTLAAIGLAIAIVVLLLKKFIKSTEYGAVFMDES